The nucleotide sequence TCGGTGCAGATCACGTCGAGCGTTGCATGGGTCAGCGCGCTGATCGGGTTGAAGCAGACATTGCCCCAGAGCTTCAGCCAGATCTCGTCGCGGATGCGGTCGAGCACCGGCGCCTTCAGTCCGGCCGCGACGAAGAGATCGGCGAGGCGCTGGACGTCGGACGTGATCTCGCCGGAGGGCTCGCCGAGCGGAAAATTGTTGCCGTAGACGTGCCGGATCACGCCGGGCGCCTCGATCTCGGTGGCGGGATAGACGATGCAGCCGATGGCCCGCTCGGCGCCGATCTCGCGCCATTGCCGTCCGCCGGGGTCGATGCTCTCGAGCGTCGAATTCTCGTGTTGGCCGCCGTGCTTGTAGAAATACCAATAGGGAATGCCGTTGACGGCGGTGACGATGCGAGTGTGCGGCCCGAGCAGGGGCTGCATCTTCTCGATCACGCCGGTGATCGAATGCGCCTTCAGCGTGATGATGATGTAGTCCTGCACGAAGAGTTCGGCAGGATCGTCGGTGCAGCGCGGATGCACGGTGTGCGTCTCCTCGCCTGCGAGCAGCGTCAGACCGCGCTCGCGCATCGCGGCGAGGTGGGCGCCGCGTGCGATCAGGCTGACGTCGGCGCCAGCACGCGCGAGCTGAACCCCGAGATATCCGCCGATGGCGCCGGCGCCGTAGATGCAGATCTTCATGAAATCCTCGCGGGTGACCTGAATTTTGGGACGAAAGATCCGGTCCGGCTCGGAAGGATCCGAGCCGGGGCCGGTAGTCGCAGGGGAAGGGTTGCCGCTCTGAAGCGCGATGAGATCGCGCTTCAGGTCATTGCTTTAGGCCGCTGCTTGCGGCGTGCCGTTGATCGCCTCGTCCATGGCAGCGGCGATGTCGCGCATGCTGATGACGGAGACGAGGCTGTAATCGTCGATCACGGGCAGGTGCCGGATGTGATTGCGGTTCATCAGGTGCCGGACGTGCTCGATCGTGTCGGTCGAGGCGCAGGAGACGAGCTGCTGCACCGAAACGAGCTGCGAGACCTTCACGTTGACCGCATTCGCACCATGCTCGGCGACCGCGCGCACCACGTCGCGCTCGGTGAACATGCCGACCGCAGTGTTGCCCTCGGAACGGACCACGTCCTTGACCACCAGCGCGCTGATGTTGTTGGCCCGCATCAGCTTGGCGGCGATACCCACCGTTTCGTTCATTCGCACCGTGACAACGCGCGGTGTCTTCTTGCGCAGAATGTCTCCGACCAGCATTGCAACCTCCCTAGGGTGAATGACGGATGAAGTGTGGTATACATAATGCCAATCGTCAAGCATTGGATTTGGCGGATCCGAAAAATCTTGCGGCAGTGATGCTGACGTTTGCGCGGCTTCGATTGGGCCAAAAGAAAAGGGCGCATCGCTGCGCCCCTTCCCAATCGTACCTCGGCGTGTGGTGGCTTACGCCGTCTCGGTCTTGGCGTTACCCGTTGCGGTTTCGGCGCTCTCGGCTTCCTTGCCGAGGATGAAGGAGCGGCGCAGCGGCTTGATCACGAACAACGCCATCAGCGCCGCGGTCGCGTTCAGGGCCACTGCCACCACGAACACGGCCTTCCAGCCATACGTGGTCGAGATCACGCTCGCGAGCGGGACGAGCAGGGATGCGGTGCCCTTCGCGGTGTAGAGCATGCCGTTGTTGGTGGTCGCGAATTTCGAGCCGAAGGTGTCGCCGCAAGTCGCGGGGAACAGCGAATAGATCTCGCCGAACACGCCGAAATACACCGCGGTCGCGAGCACGAAGACGACGGGCACGTGACCGTAGGCCGAGAGCGTCAGGAGCATCACCGCAGCGGTGCCGAAGGCGATGAACATGGTGTGCTCGCGGCCGATCGTGTCGGAGACAAAGCCGAAGAACGGACGTCCGAAGCCGTCGAAGATGCGGTCGAGCGAGATCGCGAACGTCAATGCCGCCATCTGGAAGCCGGCGAGCGTGACCGGTGTGTCGGCGATCTTGAAGTCGTGCGCGATCGGGGCGATCTGCGCCGCGGTCATCAGGCCGCCGGAGGCGACCATGACGAAGACGAGATACATCACCCAGAAAATAGGGGTTCGCAGCACCTGCGGCGGGGTGAAGTCGATCTTGGTCTGCGGCAGATTGAGCTGCTTCTTCTTCGGCGGGATCGAGACCCGCGGCGGCTGGATGAAGAAGGCGAGCACGAACACGATCAGGCCCTGGCCGATGCCGAAGGTGAGGAACGCGTGCTGGTAGCCGCTCGATGCGATCATGGTCGCGATCGGCACGATGGTGAGCGCGGCGCCTGCGCCGAAGCCTGCGGCGGTCGCGCCGGCGGCGAGGCCGCGGCGGTCCGGAAACCACTTCAGCGCATTGCCGACGCAGGTGCCGTAGACCGCGCCCGCTCCCATGCCGCCGATGACCGCCGCCGTGTAGAGCAGGGCAAGGCTGTCGGCGTAGGAGTTGAGAATCCAGGACAGCGCGATCATGACGCCGCCGAACATGATGACGATGCGCGGGCCGTATTTGTCGACGAACCAGGCCTCGACCGGCACCAGCCAAGTCTCGGTAACGACGAAGACGGTGAAAGCGAGCTGGATCGCGGCGCGTCCCCAATGGTGCGCATGATCGATCGGATCGACGAACAGCGTCCAGCCGTATTGCAGATTGGCGATCATCGCCATGCAGACGATGCCCATCACGAGCTGGAGCCAACGGAAACCGGTGCGAAGAGGCGCGGCCGTGACGGCGCCATCCGTGCTGGAAATCATCAAGAACCTCCCGATGCGCTTGTCTGGTCGACACCGGTTGCAAGATGACCTGATGTCGCAAATGTTGTGGCTTATCGTCGCAAGCGTGGCGGGGAGCTTGGTATACCATATTCCAGAAAGCAAGCCCTATCTCGGCCACCCCGCGACAAAATGTGCGGTTCCATGGAGCCGGTGGCGATCGCAGAGCCTTCGTGTCAAACGAAAACGCCCGGCCGTGAGGCCGGGCGTCGTTGTTGGGGTCGCTCGCGGTGAAGCGCGGGTCAGACGGTCGATTTGGCGACCACGACCTTGCGCCAGGGCTTGAGCACCGCGATCGCCAGCGCCGAGGCCAGGATGTTGGCGCCGGCCGCGATGATGAACACGCTGTCCCAGGTGCCCGACGATTGCTGCATGTAGTTGGCGATCGGGACCAGCAGCGCGGCGGTGCCCTTTGCGGTGTAGAGCAGGCCCGCATTGGTGGTCGCGAACTTGGCGCCGAACGTGTCGGTGCAGGTCGAGGGGAACAGCGAGTAGATCTCACCCCAGGCGAAGAACACGAAGCCCGAGAGCAGCACGAACCAGAGAGGATCGTGGCCCCAGAGGTAGAGCATCCAGATGCCGACGCCTTCCATGCCGAAGGCGATGAACATCGTGTTCTCGCGGCCGATCATGTCGGAGATCCAGCCGAAGAACGGACGCGTCAGGCCGTTGAGCACACGGTCGATCGTGGCCGCGAAGGTCACCGCGGTCATCGTCACCGCCATCAGCGTGACCGGCACGTTGTCGACCTTCCAGTCGGCCGCGATCGGCTTCAGGTTGGCCGTCACCATCAGGCCGCCGGCGCCGACGATCACGAACATGAAGTACATCAGCCAGAAGATCGGCTGACGCAGCACTTCGGTCGGCTGATAGTTGCGGCGGGTCTGCAGCAGGTTGGCATTCGCCACCACGTTCGGCACCTGGCCCGCTTTCGGCGACAGCAGGAAGAAGGCGAGGATGCAGATGATGATGCCTTGTCCGAGGCCGAAATAGAGGAAGGTGGTCTGGAAGCCACTGTCCTTGATCATGGCCTGGATCGGCGCGACGGTCAGTGCGGAGCCTGCACCGAAGCCCGCGGCCGTGATGCCGGCGGCAAGACCGCGCTTGTCAGGAAACCATTTCAGCGCGTTGCCGACGCAGGTGCCGTAGACGCCGCCGGCGCCGATGCCCGCGACGATCATGCCGAGATAATAGCCGTTGAGCGTGGTGGCCTGCGCGTTGATCGCCCAGCCGATGGCGCAGAGCACGCCGCCGACCAGCACGACGATGCGCGGGCCGTATTTGTCGACGAACCATCCTTCGATCGGCACGAGCCAGGTCTCGAACAGGACGAAGAGCGTAAAGGCCCACTGGATCGACGCGCGATCCCAGCCGAACTTCTTCTGGATGTCGGGGACGAAGAACGTCCAGCCGTATTGGTAGTTGGCGATCATCACCATCGCGCCTACACCGATCGCCAATTGCGCCCAGCGATACGTGTCGCTAACGCGCGCGGCTGTAGGGGCCGTTGCCTGCACCATGTCCGTCATAAAGCCTCCCGTGGCGCCTCTAATTTTTCTGCGAGCGCTGGAGAGGCATTCTTGTATGCATTATGCCAAGCTTCAAGCGCTGGTCCGGCCACCGTGCGCAAATGCCGCAGGTCCTTCCCCGGTTGCGGCTGTGACTCGGGACAGCACAAGTAGAAATGGCCCCGTCGTGCGGGGCCATTCATCAAAAGTAGCATGTTGACGGTTCTGAAACCGGCGCCACGTTCCCGCGGCGCGGGAACCGCCTGCTTACAGGCCGAAACGCGGCAGGTCGCCGTTGTGATTCGAGATCTCGGCGCTCGCCATCAGAAAGCGGTCGACCGCGGCCATGAAGCGGGTGAACAGCGAGGCGGAGGGGGCGAGGGCGACAGAAGCGGACTTGGACATCGGAATTTCCTTTCTTGAGACGGTCAGTCTTGCTGTCTCATTTCGAAAGGCAATCTATGTATACCAGATGCCACTGTCTACGTATGTCATTGCATAGCAGCATGCGCACTCCCGCATTGCAGCATGGTGCCGGGTTAATGAGGCCGTTTCGGGCCTGGAATGACACCAGGGCGCTACTGAAACGGCGTAGCGGCGCGAATTTGGGCAGAATCACCGGGAATCCGGGTCTTGGCAGGGCCAGGCAAAGCCGTTAGTGGTCTGCCCCCTTTTCCAATCATCTGTCAGAGTGGTTCATGTCGAGCGCCTCGCCCGCCGTCTCGATCGGCATCGATTTTGGGACCAGCAATACGGTCGTCGCCCTCGCGGCGGACGACCGCCGGGTCGAGGCCATCCGCTTCGACCATGGCGGCCAGCGCCACAGCACCTATGTGTCGGCCTTGTGCTTCTGGGAGGACCGGCCGGGGGCCGGCGCCCAGGCCGAGGGCGGCCCGTGGGCGATCGAGCAGTTCCTCGAAGGCCGCCACGTCTACCGCTTCCTCCAGTCCTTCAAGACCTTTGCGGCGAGTTCGAGCTTCAACACCACCCAGGTGTTCCGGCAGCGCTTCAAGTTCGAGGACATCCTGGCGGCGTTCCTGCGGACGCTGGCGCGCCATGGTGGCGACAAATTCGGCTTCGAGACGTCGACCATCACGGTCGGCCGCCCGGTGCGCTTCGCCGGCGGCAATCCCGACGAAGCGCTGGCGATGCAGCGCTATCGGGCCGCGTTCGAGCGCTTGGGAGCCGGCCATGCGCGCTATGTCTACGAGCCCGTCGGCGCGGCGTTCTCCTTCGCCCGCAGGCTCGAGCGCGACGCCACCGTGCTGGTTGCGGATTTCGGCGGCGGCACCAGCGATTTCTCCGTGATGCGCTTTTCGCGCGCGGGCGGCGTGTTGCGCGCCGAGCCGCTTGGACACGCCGGCATCGGCATCGCCGGCGACACGTTCGACTACCGCATCGTCGACCATGTCGTCTCGCCGCGGCTCGGCAAGGGCTCCAGCTTCCGCTCGTTCGACAAGGTGTTGCCGGTGCCGAGCGGCCACTACACCAACCTCGCGCGCTGGCATCAGCTCGCGATGATGAAGAGCAATGGCGATTTGCGCGAGCTCCGCGAACTCGCGCGCACCGCGCTGAAGCCGGAGCTGCTTGAGGATTTCATCACCATCGTCGATCTCGATCTCGGCTTCTCGCTGTACCGCGCGGTGTCCGACGCCAAGGTCGCGCTGTCGGCGCAGGATCAGGTGGACTTCCGCTTTCGGGGCGGCGGGGTCGACATCGGTTCGACCATCACGCGGAAGAACTTCGAAACCTGGATTGCCGACGATATCGCCCGGCTGGGGGCCACCGTCGACAAGGTGCTGGGCGAAGCCGGCATCACCGCGCGCGAGGTGGAGAAGGTGTTTTTGACCGGCGGCACGTCGTTCGTGCCTGCAGTGCGAAAACTGTTCGCCGAGCGGTTCGGCAATGAACGGCTGATGTCGGGCGACCAGTTCGAGTCGATCGCCTACGGTCTCGCTTTGATCGGACACAGTCCCGACCCGGACCGCTGGACCGCAAGCGGCGGGCTCGAGTCGAAGCAGGGCGCCTAGCCCTCGTTCACAGTTCGAAGCACCGTTACGCTGCGCCGATCGAGAGAGGGCGTTGGAGGTGACGCGTCATCAGCGCGGCTGCCTCGACGTAGCGGCCGGATTCCAGAACGTCCAATAGCCGCAGATGCTCCGCGATGTGGCGGCGCATGCCGTTCCGGTCGGCGAAGCTACGATAGGCGAAGAGCCGCCGGATCGAATTCACGCGCCGCAGCGATTCGACGAAGAACGGATTGCCGGCGCCGCGGGCGATCTCCTCGTGAAATTCACAGCCGAATTGATAGACCTCGCCGATCGTCATCTTCTCGAGCTCGCCGGCCAGAATCCGCTCCTGGCGCTGGCGCAGGCGCGTGATCACCTCGAGCCCGAGCTGGTAGCCCGGCTGCATGATTGCCGCCGGCTCGATCACTGTGCGGAACGCTGCGACCTGGGTCTGCGCTTCAGGGCTCAACACCGTCTCGGTAAAGCGCCAGCCATAGCCGGGCAGGCGCGCGATCCAGCCCTCGACCGCGATGCGGTCGAGCAGGCGCTGCAATTCGGTCCGGCTCAGCGCGTAGCGGCGCATCAGCTCGGCTTCGGTGACGTCGGTGGGCAGCCGCCGGGCGAGCAGGTCGGCCGCGACGGCGGCGTAGGATTTTTCCGCGCGGTTCACCGCCGCGATTGCGGATCGCGCAGCGCCGGTGCCGGGGCTTCTGGTCAGCACGAAGCCGCGGTTCGGCTCGCCGCGCGCGAACCCTGCAGCCTCGAGCGCCTTCAAGCCCTGCCGGATCGGAGCGCGTGACACGTCGAGCGCATCGGCAAGCCTTTGCTCGATGAGCCGGTCGCCCGCCTTCATGCCGTCCCGTCTGGCCAAGGCCAGGATGAGGCCGGCCAGATGTTCTCCGCGATCCGAACCGTTGCCGGCCGAGCGGTTTCGGGAGGAGTCTGAAGCGGGCATGGCGGCGACCCAAAATTCTAGCTTGACAGACCGTACCACTAATTGTTCTTTAATGCAACAATATACAATCCTGGGAGGGATTGCCGATGACTGGGGCACCCGATGTCCATATCTGCGAGGTCGCCGCGCGCGACGGTTTGCAGAACCTGGACGTCTTCGTTCCGACAGAAGCGAAGTGCGAGCTGATCGACGCGATTGCCGCCGCCGGCATCCGCGAGATCGATGCCGGCTCGTTCGTGCCGCCGAAGGTGGTGCCGCAATTTGCCGACGTGGACTCGGTGATGGCGCACGCGTTGCAACACAAGCGCACGGCAACGATCGGTGCGCTGGTGCCGAACTTCAAAGGCGCGGAGCGGGCGATCGCCGCGGGCGTCGGCGCGATCTATTTCGTGATCTCCGCCAGCGAGAGCCACAACCTTGCCAATGTACGTCGCACGATCGAGGAGCAGCTGGACAGCTTTCGCGCGGTGCGCTCGGCGCTGGACGCTCTCCCGGTCGGCGGGCGTCCCCGCCTGATGGGGGCGGTCGCGACGGCGTTCGGCTGCTCCATCGAGGGGCCGATCAAGGAAGCTGCGGTCGGCCGGGTGGCGCGCGGCTTCGCCGAAGCGGGGGCTGACGAAATCGGACTTGCCGATACCGTGGGCTATGGAACGCCCGGCCTGATCAAGGACATCGTTCGCGTCGCGCGAAGCGAGGTCGGTCCTCAGATGCCGCTCAGGCTGCATCTCCACGATACGCTCGGCACGGGCCTCGCCAATGCTGTCGCGGGCCTCGATGCCGGAATTCGCAGCTTCGATGCCGCGGTATCGGGCCTCGGTGGATGCCCCTTTGCACCGGGCGCGCGCGGCAACATCGTCACCGAGGATCTCGTCTTCATGCTGGAGCGGATGGGGCTGTCCACCGGGATCGATCTCGACCGCCTGATGCGGACCCGCGAAATCCTTAGCCGTCACATCGCGCCCAGGCATTTGACCGGTCATCTGCACGAGGCGGGGATTCCGAAAGCGTTGCGGAGCGCCGCATGAGCAGCGCGTCCGACAAGACGCCACTTCGCCCGCTCGAAGGCGTGCGCGTCGTCGAGTTCAGCCAGATGGTCATGGGCCCGAGCTGCGGGCTGATCCTTGCCGATCTCGGCGCCGACGTGATCAAGGTCGAACCGCCCAAGGGCGATCGCACGCGCGCGTTCAAAGGTCCGGCCTCGGGCTTCTTCAACACCTATTGCCGCAACAAGCGCAGCATCGCCCTCGACACCTCGGCGCCGAGGGGACAGCAGGTCGCGCGGCGACTGCTCGAGGGCTGCGACGTCCTGATCGAGAATTTCCGGCCCGGCCTGATGAAGCGCATCGGGCTCGACTATGAGACCGTCGCAACCTTCGCGCCGCGCTTGGTCTACTGCTCGCTGAAGGGATATCTGCCCGGACCTTACGAGAACCGCCTTGCACTCGATGAGGTGGTCCAGATGATGGGCGGGCTCGCCTACATGACCGGTCTGCCCGATCGGCCGATGCGCGCGGGCGCTTCGGTCAATGACATCATGGGTGGCATGTTCGGTGCGATTGCGATCCAGGCCGCGCTTGCCGAGCGGCAGCGCACCGGCCGTGGCCGCTACATCCAGAGCGCATTGTACGAGAACAACGTGTTCCTGATGGCGCAGGCCATGATGTACGAGACCGTCACGGGCGAACCGTCGACGCCTTACTCCGTCAAGCAGAGCCCTTGGCCGGTCTATGACCTCTTCGACACGCGCGACGGCTCGAAGCTGTTCGTCACCATCGTCGGCGAGGAGCAATGGCAGGCATTTTGCCGCGCGTTCGATCGCGAATCCTGGTTGAGCGATCCGCGCTTCATCACCAGTCAGGATCGCGTCGATCATCGGGATTGGCTGATCCCGGAGATCGCAAGGATATTTGCCCGGTGGGACAAGTCCGCGCTCGCGCAAAAACTCGATCAGCTCGATCTGCCCTATGCGCCGGTGAACAAGCCCGGCGATCTCTTCGACGATCCTCATCTTAACGCCTCCGGTGGATTGATCGACATTGAGCTGCCGGATGGAAGTCACGCCAGGACACCGCTGCTGCCGGTCTCGATGGACGGGCAGCGCCTGCCGAACCGCTACGATCCGCCCAAGGTGGGTGAGCATACGAGAGACGTCCTGACGGAAATCGGCTGCACGCCGCAAGAGATCGCGGAGTTGGCGGCGACAGGCATTGCGACGGCCAAGCCTGAAACTGCCTGACGGCAGCGGTCATCAAAACAAGATTTGCGAGGAGGAATGCATGAGGATCACGCGTCGCGAAGCGCTCATCGCGGGCTCGGCCTTCGCCGCTACGGCCTTTCCCCGTGTGTCGCGTGCTGAAGCGAAGGTTGCAAAGCTCGCGTTCGGGCCCGTCTCGCCGGTCTACGCGATCGGCATGATCGCGGAGCTGAAGGGGTACTTCAAGGACGAAGGCATCGATCCCAAGCTGGTCGCCGGCAATTCCGGCACATTCGGGCGCCAGACGCTCGCCGCGGAGCAGGCGATGTTCGCGCATGGCGACGCCAGCCATCCGCTCCAACTTTCCGCGCGGGGCAAGCCCTGCAAGATATTGCTCGCGACCGAAATGGTGTGCTCCTACGCCAATATCGTCGTCCGCAAGGATCTCTACGAGAGCGGCATCACATCCGTCGAAAAGCTGGCCGCCTACAAGCGGGCCAACGACGCCAAGCCGATCGTTGCCGCAACGGCAATCGGATCGGGGACCTGGGTCTACGGCACCTATGTGTTTGAGGCGCGCGGGCTCGGCGACAGGGTGAACTGGGTGGCCGGCGGCGGCCCGAACACCATGTTCCCTTCGCTCGAGACCAAGCAGTTCGATGCCATCATGGCGCCGCCGAGCTGGATCGTCGAAGTCGAGAAGAAGGGATTTGGCAAGGTGATCTACGACACCGCGAAGCCCGGGGAGTTCGCCAAGGATTTTGGCGGCACGGTACCGGTGCTGGTGATCTACGCGCTTGCCGATACGGTCACGCAGGACAAGGCGATGGCGCAGGCTTTCGTCAACGCCATCTACCGGGCCATGAAATGGGTCAAGGCCTCGCCGCTTGCCGAGGTGCAGGCGCTCGTGGCGCCCAAATATTTCGCCGGCGTCGATCCCGATGCGGTCACTGCCGAACTTGGATTCGACGTGTCGACCTGGTCCTATGACGGCACCATCGACAAGGCCTCGTTCGAGCGCGGCGCCAAACCCTGGTACCGCAAGGGCACGGACATCCCCGCGACCAAGTACGAGGATGTCGTCGACCTGAGCTTCCTCGACGCGGCCAAGGCGAAATTCAAATGATGTCCTCGCCCGTCCCCGGTCTTGCGCTTGCTCCGCAAGCGGAGAGCCCGGCCATCCCGGGCCGGCGCATCGCCGTGCAAGGCTTGATGAAATGCTTCAGCACCGGGAGCGGGCAATTCACGGCGGTGGACAACGTGTCCTTCGACGTGCGCCAGGGCGAGTTCGTCGCGCTGCTTGGCCCCTCCGGCTGCGGCAAGAGCACGATCCTGAACATGGTCGCGGGCCTGCTGCCGCGCTCGGGCGGGCGCATCTTGATCGACGACGACGAGGTCGAGCCGGGCAAAGTGAACCGGAAGGTGGGTTACGTCTTCCAGCGCGATACGTTGTTTCCCTGGCGGACCGTCGAGCAGAACATCGGATACGGCCTGGAGATCGCAGGCGTCGCGAAGGCCGAGCGTGGCGAACGCGTCGCCAAGGCGGTCGACCGGGCCGGACTGACCGGCTTCGCCCAGACGTTTCCGCGCATGTTGTCCGGCGGTATGCGACAGCGCGTTGCGCTGATGCGGACGCTGATCCTGGAGCCGGAGATCCTGCTGATGGATGAGCCGTTCGGGGCCCTCGACACGCACACCAAGCTCGAGATGCACAAGACGCTGCTCGAGATATGGGAACGCGAGCGGCAGACCGTTCTCTTCGTCACTCACGATCTCGGCGAGGCGCTGACGCTCGCGAGCCGGATCATCCTGTTATCCGCGCGGCCGGGGCGATTGAAGGAGGATTTCGACGTCGCTATCCCGCGTCCGCGCGATCCGGTCGGCCTGCGCGAGACCGCCGAGTTCGGCCGGCTCTATTCCCATATCTGGCATTCGCTTGGCGAAGAATTTCGCCGAACCAGGGCGGACTGATCATGTCTTCTCGCCGCTCCGTCATCCTGTTCTGGCAGCTTGCCATCCTCGCTCTGACGCTCGTCGTCTGGCAGTGGGGTTTCGAGTGGAGCAAGATGCTCCTGCCCAAGGCCTATCTGCCGAAGATCCTCGATCCGTACTTCGTGGCAAAGCCGTCGCTGATCTGGAACAGTTTCCTGCGCCTCGGCTGTTTCAGCGACGCGAGCGGCTTTCTCGCTTGTATCGGGAACAACGACAACAATCTCTGGGTGGCGACGCTCGTCACGCTCAAGAACACGTGGTGGGGCTTCCTGTTCGGCAGCGCCACGGGGATCGCAGCCGGCCTCGTGCTCGGGCGTTCCGATTTTCTCGCACGCGTGTTCGGCCCCTATGTCGTCGCGCTCAATTCGATTCCGCGCATTGCGCTGGTGCCGCTCGTCATCCTGATCTTCGGGCTCGGCGATCTCTCGAAGATCGCGACCGCCTGGCTCGTCGTGTTCTTCGTCGTCTTCTTCAATACGTTCGAGGGCACGCGCGCTGTCGACCGGGATCAGATCGCGGCAGCTCGCCTGATGGGCGCCAGCGAATTCGCCGTCTTGCGGACCGTGGTCATTCCATCCGCTCTCGCGTGGGTGTTCGCATCCCTGCTTCCCGCGGTGTCGTTCGCGCTGGTCGGCGTCATCGTCGGCGAGTTCATCGGCGCCGAACGCGGTCTTGGAAAGCTCATCATCGAGGCAGAGGCGCGTGCCAATGCCAGCGAGATGATGGTGGCGATCTTCGTCATGATGATCGTCGGCATCGTGCTGGCCATGCTCGTGCAGGCGCTGCAATCATATCTGCTTCGCTGGCAGCCGCAGTTCGAGGGGGCGGGGTAGGGCGACGCGCCGGTCGGGTGGGCAAAGGCGCGGAGCGCCGTGCCCGCCATCTTTTCGGAGATTGAGAGAGCATCGGTGGGCACGCTTGGCCTTGCCCACCCTACGATATGGATGCCCGCGTTACTGATTGATCTCGGGCTCGACGAGCTTCGCGAGATTTCGCAGCGATTCCTGCCAGCCGAGATAGCAGGCCTCCGGCGGAATGACGTCGGGGATGCCGGCCTGCGTGATGTCGACTTCGGTGCCGACCGAGACCTTCTTCAGGATCACGGTCACCTGGATCTCGCCGGGCAGATTGGGGTCGTCGAACTTGTCGGTGTAGCGCAGGCGCTCGCCGCGGACGAGCTCGAGATATTCGCCGCCGAACGAATGGCTGTTGCCCGTCGTGAAATTCCGGAACGACATCTTGAAGGTGCCGCCGACCTTCGGCTCGAGGTGATGCACGGTGCAGGTGAAGCCGTTCGGCGGAAGCCATTTCGCCAGCGCGTCGGCCTCGAGGAAAGCGCGATAGACTTTCTCCGGGCTGGCGGTCAGGACGCGGTGCAGGCGGACAGTGCTGGGCATGCTTGTGATCCTCGCGAATAGATGGGCCCGACATTGGCGTCTATGGCCCCTTCATGTCACGAGGACGACCGGGGAGCCGCCGATCCGACAGGGTCCCCGCGATTTCTTTGCCTTTGGGAGATCGGCGGCGGCTGCGATCGGAAAACGCGGCGGCAAACGTTGCTCTGACGATAGTGGTTCGGCTGTCCCGGGCTCAGGGCGGAACTCGCGGGTGCCAATTAAGTCTGGCCAAGCCTTGCGGAGGGCGATGATGAGGTATACCTTGAGGCGGTTCGTTCAGCCGCTGTGCCTTGTTGAATGCGCCCGCGGGCTCCTTTTCCATCGACATCGACGAATTGAATTTGTTCTGCGTGACGATCACGCGGAGCGCGCGCGTGTGCGCTTTGGAGAAGAAAATGACGACAGGTACTGTGAAGTGGTTTAACGGCCAGAAGGGCTTTGGATTCATTCAGCCCGACGACGGCGGCAGCGATGTGTTCGTGCACATCAGCGCGGTCGAGCGGGCTGGTCTTGCGGGTCT is from Bradyrhizobium xenonodulans and encodes:
- a CDS encoding CBS domain-containing protein, with the translated sequence MLVGDILRKKTPRVVTVRMNETVGIAAKLMRANNISALVVKDVVRSEGNTAVGMFTERDVVRAVAEHGANAVNVKVSQLVSVQQLVSCASTDTIEHVRHLMNRNHIRHLPVIDDYSLVSVISMRDIAAAMDEAINGTPQAAA
- the oxlT gene encoding oxalate/formate MFS antiporter, producing MTDMVQATAPTAARVSDTYRWAQLAIGVGAMVMIANYQYGWTFFVPDIQKKFGWDRASIQWAFTLFVLFETWLVPIEGWFVDKYGPRIVVLVGGVLCAIGWAINAQATTLNGYYLGMIVAGIGAGGVYGTCVGNALKWFPDKRGLAAGITAAGFGAGSALTVAPIQAMIKDSGFQTTFLYFGLGQGIIICILAFFLLSPKAGQVPNVVANANLLQTRRNYQPTEVLRQPIFWLMYFMFVIVGAGGLMVTANLKPIAADWKVDNVPVTLMAVTMTAVTFAATIDRVLNGLTRPFFGWISDMIGRENTMFIAFGMEGVGIWMLYLWGHDPLWFVLLSGFVFFAWGEIYSLFPSTCTDTFGAKFATTNAGLLYTAKGTAALLVPIANYMQQSSGTWDSVFIIAAGANILASALAIAVLKPWRKVVVAKSTV
- a CDS encoding hydroxymethylglutaryl-CoA lyase, with protein sequence MTGAPDVHICEVAARDGLQNLDVFVPTEAKCELIDAIAAAGIREIDAGSFVPPKVVPQFADVDSVMAHALQHKRTATIGALVPNFKGAERAIAAGVGAIYFVISASESHNLANVRRTIEEQLDSFRAVRSALDALPVGGRPRLMGAVATAFGCSIEGPIKEAAVGRVARGFAEAGADEIGLADTVGYGTPGLIKDIVRVARSEVGPQMPLRLHLHDTLGTGLANAVAGLDAGIRSFDAAVSGLGGCPFAPGARGNIVTEDLVFMLERMGLSTGIDLDRLMRTREILSRHIAPRHLTGHLHEAGIPKALRSAA
- the oxlT gene encoding oxalate/formate MFS antiporter, producing the protein MISSTDGAVTAAPLRTGFRWLQLVMGIVCMAMIANLQYGWTLFVDPIDHAHHWGRAAIQLAFTVFVVTETWLVPVEAWFVDKYGPRIVIMFGGVMIALSWILNSYADSLALLYTAAVIGGMGAGAVYGTCVGNALKWFPDRRGLAAGATAAGFGAGAALTIVPIATMIASSGYQHAFLTFGIGQGLIVFVLAFFIQPPRVSIPPKKKQLNLPQTKIDFTPPQVLRTPIFWVMYLVFVMVASGGLMTAAQIAPIAHDFKIADTPVTLAGFQMAALTFAISLDRIFDGFGRPFFGFVSDTIGREHTMFIAFGTAAVMLLTLSAYGHVPVVFVLATAVYFGVFGEIYSLFPATCGDTFGSKFATTNNGMLYTAKGTASLLVPLASVISTTYGWKAVFVVAVALNATAALMALFVIKPLRRSFILGKEAESAETATGNAKTETA
- a CDS encoding GntR family transcriptional regulator: MPASDSSRNRSAGNGSDRGEHLAGLILALARRDGMKAGDRLIEQRLADALDVSRAPIRQGLKALEAAGFARGEPNRGFVLTRSPGTGAARSAIAAVNRAEKSYAAVAADLLARRLPTDVTEAELMRRYALSRTELQRLLDRIAVEGWIARLPGYGWRFTETVLSPEAQTQVAAFRTVIEPAAIMQPGYQLGLEVITRLRQRQERILAGELEKMTIGEVYQFGCEFHEEIARGAGNPFFVESLRRVNSIRRLFAYRSFADRNGMRRHIAEHLRLLDVLESGRYVEAAALMTRHLQRPLSIGAA
- a CDS encoding 2-dehydropantoate 2-reductase, encoding MKICIYGAGAIGGYLGVQLARAGADVSLIARGAHLAAMRERGLTLLAGEETHTVHPRCTDDPAELFVQDYIIITLKAHSITGVIEKMQPLLGPHTRIVTAVNGIPYWYFYKHGGQHENSTLESIDPGGRQWREIGAERAIGCIVYPATEIEAPGVIRHVYGNNFPLGEPSGEITSDVQRLADLFVAAGLKAPVLDRIRDEIWLKLWGNVCFNPISALTHATLDVICTDPSTRALSRAIMVETQAIAETFGVKFRVDVERRIEGARKVGAHKTSMLQDLERGRPMEIDPLVTVVQEMGRLTGIATPALDSVLAMVTQRARIAGLYDGVSAPADPRALAVA
- a CDS encoding Hsp70 family protein — protein: MSSASPAVSIGIDFGTSNTVVALAADDRRVEAIRFDHGGQRHSTYVSALCFWEDRPGAGAQAEGGPWAIEQFLEGRHVYRFLQSFKTFAASSSFNTTQVFRQRFKFEDILAAFLRTLARHGGDKFGFETSTITVGRPVRFAGGNPDEALAMQRYRAAFERLGAGHARYVYEPVGAAFSFARRLERDATVLVADFGGGTSDFSVMRFSRAGGVLRAEPLGHAGIGIAGDTFDYRIVDHVVSPRLGKGSSFRSFDKVLPVPSGHYTNLARWHQLAMMKSNGDLRELRELARTALKPELLEDFITIVDLDLGFSLYRAVSDAKVALSAQDQVDFRFRGGGVDIGSTITRKNFETWIADDIARLGATVDKVLGEAGITAREVEKVFLTGGTSFVPAVRKLFAERFGNERLMSGDQFESIAYGLALIGHSPDPDRWTASGGLESKQGA